A genomic region of Nitrospirota bacterium contains the following coding sequences:
- a CDS encoding MoaD/ThiS family protein produces MAVKVRIPTPLQRLTQGQEEVEGAPGTIINLVKELEEKFPGIGERISEGGKIRRFVNVYVNEEDIRFLQAEATVVKDGDEVSIVPAIAGGEKANSNI; encoded by the coding sequence ATGGCTGTAAAAGTTAGAATTCCGACTCCGCTGCAAAGATTAACGCAGGGCCAGGAAGAGGTCGAAGGAGCGCCAGGCACAATAATAAATCTTGTCAAAGAATTGGAGGAAAAATTTCCCGGCATAGGCGAAAGGATATCCGAAGGCGGCAAGATACGGAGATTTGTTAATGTCTATGTAAATGAGGAAGATATCAGGTTTCTACAGGCAGAAGCAACAGTGGTCAAAGACGGCGATGAGGTTTCCATAGTGCCTGCAATAGCAGGAGGCGAAAAGGCAAATTCTAATATCTAA
- a CDS encoding threonine synthase, translating into MEIGECKSPKSLWRGIVEEYREFLPVSDETPVVTLNEGDTPLIKAVNINKRGIDLELYFKFEGANPTGSFKDRGMTLALSKTVEAGSKAVMCASTGNTSASAAAYAARAGIKSVVLIPQGKIALGKLSQALVHGANVIQIEGNFDEALNIVKELAQRYPITLVNSINPFRIEGQKTAAFEVCDQLGFSPKYHALPVGNAGNITAYWKGYHEYHRRGKISSLPVMLGFQAAGAAPIVKGHPVERPETIATAIRIGNPASWKGAVAARDESGGRIEAVTDEEILKAYNLIASTEGIFCEPASAASLAGVMKLHKEGYFKPGDTVVCTLTGHGLKDPDTVFRVSKDPLKVKADIAEVEKIIERII; encoded by the coding sequence ATGGAAATAGGAGAATGTAAAAGTCCAAAGAGTCTTTGGAGGGGCATAGTAGAAGAATACAGGGAGTTTCTTCCGGTAAGCGATGAAACGCCTGTTGTTACGCTTAATGAAGGAGATACGCCTCTCATAAAGGCTGTAAATATAAATAAAAGAGGCATTGACCTTGAGCTTTATTTTAAATTTGAGGGAGCTAACCCTACAGGTTCTTTCAAAGACAGGGGAATGACTCTTGCATTATCAAAGACTGTTGAGGCCGGTTCAAAAGCGGTAATGTGCGCATCAACAGGAAATACATCGGCTTCTGCCGCTGCCTACGCAGCGCGGGCAGGAATAAAGTCGGTAGTGCTTATTCCGCAGGGGAAGATAGCTCTCGGCAAGCTTTCTCAGGCGCTCGTTCACGGCGCAAATGTAATCCAGATAGAAGGAAATTTTGATGAGGCATTAAACATAGTAAAAGAACTTGCACAAAGATACCCTATAACGCTTGTTAACTCAATAAATCCTTTCAGGATAGAGGGGCAGAAGACAGCCGCCTTTGAGGTATGCGACCAGCTTGGCTTTTCACCGAAATATCACGCGCTGCCTGTCGGCAATGCTGGAAATATAACCGCATACTGGAAAGGTTACCATGAATATCACAGGCGAGGAAAGATTTCTTCATTGCCGGTTATGCTTGGCTTTCAGGCAGCAGGCGCTGCACCGATTGTAAAAGGACATCCTGTTGAAAGACCTGAAACAATAGCAACAGCCATAAGAATCGGCAATCCTGCAAGCTGGAAAGGCGCAGTTGCAGCAAGGGATGAATCAGGCGGAAGGATTGAGGCTGTTACAGACGAAGAAATATTAAAGGCATACAATCTTATTGCATCAACAGAAGGCATATTCTGCGAGCCAGCATCTGCCGCATCACTGGCAGGCGTGATGAAGCTGCATAAAGAAGGCTATTTCAAGCCCGGAGATACTGTTGTTTGCACCCTTACGGGTCATGGGCTTAAAGACCCTGATACGGTATTCAGGGTATCAAAAGACCCCCTGAAGGTTAAGGCTGATATCGCTGAGGTAGAGAAGATAATAGAAAGGATAATTTAG
- a CDS encoding aspartate kinase produces MLIVQKYGGTSVANVERIKAVAERVVKTAKEGHKVAVVVSAMAGETDKLINLAHQVSSNPSEREMDLMLSSGERVTCALTAIAIEELGHKAMALTGRQMGIITDDVHTKAKIEKIAGERAKKALDEGYIIVVAGFQGITEKEDVTTLGRGGSDLSAVAIASALNADLCEIYTDVDGVYTTDPNIVSEARKLDKISYEEMLELASLGAKVLQTRSVEFAMKYEVPVVVRSSFNDNQGTLVTKEDEDMEKVVVSGVAYDKNQAKITVMGVPDKPGIAAKLFKGIADAGIVVDIIVQNVSSDGKAADISFTVPKTDAKKALKLTEGIAKELSAKGVDMKEDIAKISIVGVGMRTHSGVASQIFETLAKHNVNIMMISTSEIKVSCIIGAKYAELAVRVLHEAFGLARS; encoded by the coding sequence ATGCTTATTGTCCAGAAATACGGCGGGACGTCTGTCGCTAATGTTGAGAGGATTAAGGCTGTTGCAGAGCGCGTTGTAAAAACTGCCAAAGAGGGGCATAAGGTTGCGGTTGTTGTCTCTGCAATGGCTGGAGAAACAGACAAGCTGATAAATCTCGCCCATCAGGTTTCATCCAATCCCAGCGAAAGAGAGATGGATCTTATGCTTTCATCAGGGGAACGAGTTACCTGCGCCCTTACAGCCATAGCAATAGAAGAGCTGGGCCATAAAGCAATGGCACTTACGGGAAGGCAGATGGGGATAATAACAGATGATGTGCATACAAAGGCAAAGATAGAAAAAATAGCGGGAGAAAGAGCAAAGAAGGCATTGGATGAAGGATATATAATTGTTGTGGCAGGCTTTCAGGGTATAACAGAGAAAGAAGATGTTACTACGCTTGGAAGAGGCGGCTCCGACCTTTCCGCAGTTGCGATAGCCTCCGCGCTTAATGCCGACTTATGCGAGATATATACGGATGTGGACGGTGTTTATACGACAGACCCCAATATTGTTTCTGAGGCGAGAAAGCTGGACAAGATTTCCTATGAAGAGATGCTTGAGCTTGCAAGCCTCGGCGCAAAGGTGCTTCAGACAAGGTCTGTGGAGTTTGCCATGAAATACGAAGTGCCTGTGGTTGTGAGGTCAAGTTTTAATGATAATCAGGGGACGCTTGTTACCAAGGAGGATGAGGATATGGAGAAAGTCGTCGTATCAGGAGTTGCTTATGACAAGAACCAGGCAAAGATTACTGTGATGGGGGTGCCTGATAAGCCGGGCATAGCCGCGAAACTCTTTAAGGGGATTGCAGACGCCGGCATAGTCGTTGATATAATTGTCCAGAATGTAAGCAGTGACGGAAAAGCGGCAGACATATCATTCACAGTTCCAAAGACAGACGCAAAAAAGGCATTGAAACTGACGGAAGGAATAGCCAAAGAACTCAGCGCAAAGGGCGTTGACATGAAAGAGGATATTGCTAAGATATCCATTGTCGGCGTAGGCATGAGGACTCATTCCGGTGTTGCCTCGCAGATATTTGAAACGCTTGCAAAGCATAATGTGAACATAATGATGATAAGCACATCAGAGATAAAGGTATCCTGTATTATAGGCGCCAAATATGCGGAACTCGCAGTCAGGGTTTTGCATGAGGCGTTTGGACTGGCTCGGAGTTAA
- a CDS encoding M67 family metallopeptidase, whose translation MTDKLCIPKGIFDEMIAHCKAAHPNEACGILAGNGVDVFKIYKMSNIEKSPVSYEFDSREHINAIKNMRENNHKMLAIFHSHPSSPAYPSAKDVSLAFYEDSIYVIVSLSEKEPVVKGFLIREGAVKEVRISVK comes from the coding sequence GTGACTGACAAACTGTGCATACCAAAGGGAATTTTTGACGAGATGATTGCTCATTGCAAAGCTGCGCATCCGAATGAGGCATGCGGGATTCTTGCGGGAAATGGGGTAGATGTCTTTAAGATTTACAAAATGTCTAATATTGAAAAGTCTCCCGTGAGTTACGAATTTGATTCAAGAGAGCATATCAATGCCATAAAAAACATGCGAGAGAACAACCACAAAATGCTTGCGATATTTCATTCGCATCCGTCATCACCTGCTTACCCATCAGCAAAGGATGTGAGCCTTGCATTTTATGAAGACAGCATATATGTCATTGTCAGCCTTTCCGAAAAAGAACCTGTAGTAAAAGGTTTTTTGATAAGGGAAGGCGCAGTAAAGGAAGTCCGGATTTCCGTGAAATAG
- a CDS encoding threonine synthase — MGYVSGLKCRECGREYPVDPIYVCEFCFGPLEVVYDYKKIKKVLTKKNIKSREKNLWRYKELLPIDGEPQVGLESGFTPLIKADNLAKELGVSELYVKDDTVVHPTLSFKDRVVAVALTKAKEFGFDTVACASTGNLAHSVSAHGAKAGFKRFVFIPATLEASKIVASLVYEPNLVAVDGNYDEVNRLCSEIANKYKWAFVNINIRPFYAEGSKTQGFEIIEQLDWKAPDNVVVPCASGSLLTKVWKSFKEFKKIGILKKLDTKVFAAQATGCSPIVAAIKQGTDVIRPVRPNTVAKSLAIGNPADGFYARQVVKETGGYGEDVSDKEIIDGIKLLAKTEGIFAETAGGVTVACTKKLIESGKIGRDEITVICITGNGLKTQEALTGQTAEMHYIKPNLAAFEEILRKIED; from the coding sequence ATGGGATATGTGAGCGGTCTTAAGTGCAGAGAATGCGGCAGGGAATATCCTGTTGATCCTATATATGTCTGCGAATTCTGTTTCGGCCCGCTGGAAGTTGTCTATGACTATAAAAAGATAAAGAAAGTGCTGACGAAAAAGAACATAAAGAGCAGAGAGAAAAATCTCTGGCGGTATAAGGAGCTTCTTCCCATAGACGGAGAGCCGCAGGTGGGATTGGAGTCAGGGTTTACGCCTTTGATAAAAGCCGATAATCTTGCAAAGGAACTCGGCGTCAGTGAATTATACGTAAAGGATGATACCGTTGTCCATCCAACACTGTCGTTCAAGGATAGGGTTGTGGCAGTTGCCCTTACAAAGGCAAAAGAGTTCGGGTTTGATACGGTTGCCTGCGCATCTACGGGAAATCTCGCGCATTCTGTGTCAGCGCATGGCGCCAAGGCAGGGTTCAAGAGGTTTGTTTTTATACCCGCAACTCTTGAGGCGAGCAAGATTGTTGCATCGCTGGTGTATGAGCCGAATCTGGTGGCAGTTGACGGAAATTATGATGAGGTTAACAGGCTCTGCAGCGAGATTGCCAATAAATACAAATGGGCGTTTGTAAATATAAATATCAGGCCGTTCTATGCTGAAGGCTCAAAGACACAGGGGTTCGAGATTATTGAGCAGTTAGACTGGAAGGCGCCTGATAATGTGGTTGTGCCGTGTGCGAGCGGTTCATTGTTAACAAAGGTGTGGAAGTCATTCAAAGAATTTAAAAAGATCGGGATATTAAAAAAGCTTGATACAAAGGTTTTTGCCGCACAGGCAACAGGGTGTTCTCCTATAGTCGCTGCAATAAAGCAGGGTACAGACGTAATAAGGCCTGTGAGACCCAATACAGTTGCAAAGTCTCTTGCAATAGGCAACCCGGCTGATGGATTTTATGCGCGTCAGGTTGTAAAAGAGACAGGCGGATACGGCGAAGACGTCTCTGATAAGGAAATAATAGACGGAATAAAACTTCTTGCAAAAACCGAGGGCATTTTTGCAGAGACAGCAGGAGGCGTTACAGTTGCGTGCACAAAGAAACTGATTGAGTCAGGAAAGATAGGCAGGGATGAAATCACTGTTATCTGCATTACAGGCAACGGACTTAAGACGCAGGAGGCGCTTACAGGACAAACTGCAGAGATGCATTACATAAAGCCCAATCTTGCGGCATTTGAGGAGATACTTAGAAAAATTGAAGATTGA
- a CDS encoding cofactor-independent phosphoglycerate mutase: MKYVVIIGDGMADRPLNELGGKTPLQAAFTPNMDKLACEGIIGRVRTIPEGFHPGSDVANLSVLGYDPRKFYTGRASLEAASIGVGLKDTDVAYRCNLVTLRFNRDKTQAIMEDYSGGHISTEEAGILINDINKELGTSQIKFCRGVSYRHLMVWSDGKADAECTPPHDIMGRDISDYLPVGSGEETLRELMLDSVDVLESHDINKERISKGKNPANSIWLWGQGKKPWLSKFREKYSVEGAMVSAVDLTKGLGIYAGFKILQVPGVTGWLDTNYAGKAEAALVALKEVDFVYIHVEAPDEAGHSGNYKNKIKAIEDFDALVVGTVMRGIKSFEEFRILLMPDHPTPVELRTHTAEPVPFVIYDNKQKQKNEGAAFDESILKREGIMVVEEGYKLMDYFIKGKS; the protein is encoded by the coding sequence TTGAAATACGTTGTAATCATAGGCGACGGCATGGCAGACAGGCCGTTAAATGAGCTTGGAGGTAAAACCCCCTTACAAGCGGCATTTACCCCGAATATGGACAAGCTTGCCTGCGAAGGAATAATCGGCAGGGTCAGGACTATCCCTGAGGGTTTTCATCCCGGTTCAGATGTTGCTAATCTGAGCGTGCTCGGTTATGACCCAAGGAAATTTTATACGGGCAGGGCATCACTTGAGGCAGCGAGCATTGGAGTAGGCCTCAAAGACACGGATGTTGCTTACAGGTGCAATCTCGTAACTCTCAGGTTTAACAGGGATAAGACACAGGCAATAATGGAGGATTACAGCGGAGGCCATATTTCAACTGAAGAGGCAGGGATACTCATCAATGACATAAACAAAGAACTCGGCACCTCACAGATAAAATTTTGCAGAGGCGTAAGTTACAGGCATCTGATGGTATGGTCAGACGGCAAGGCAGATGCGGAATGCACTCCGCCGCATGACATAATGGGAAGGGATATTTCAGACTATCTGCCGGTTGGTTCAGGCGAGGAAACTCTCAGAGAATTAATGCTTGATTCTGTGGATGTCCTCGAAAGCCATGACATAAACAAAGAGCGTATAAGTAAGGGCAAAAACCCTGCAAACAGCATTTGGCTCTGGGGACAAGGGAAAAAACCATGGCTGTCAAAATTCAGAGAGAAATATTCTGTTGAAGGCGCAATGGTTTCTGCCGTGGACCTTACAAAAGGGCTGGGCATATATGCCGGGTTTAAGATACTTCAGGTGCCCGGCGTTACCGGGTGGCTTGATACAAATTATGCCGGCAAGGCAGAGGCAGCGCTGGTTGCTCTTAAGGAAGTTGATTTTGTATACATACACGTTGAGGCGCCTGATGAAGCAGGGCATTCAGGAAACTATAAGAACAAGATAAAGGCAATAGAGGATTTTGATGCGCTTGTTGTAGGCACTGTTATGCGGGGCATAAAATCCTTTGAGGAATTCAGGATTCTGCTTATGCCTGACCATCCTACGCCGGTAGAGCTGAGGACGCATACGGCTGAACCGGTGCCATTTGTTATCTATGACAATAAACAAAAGCAAAAGAATGAAGGCGCTGCTTTTGATGAATCAATCCTAAAGCGGGAAGGCATAATGGTTGTTGAAGAAGGTTATAAGCTGATGGATTATTTCATTAAGGGGAAAAGCTAA
- the obgE gene encoding GTPase ObgE encodes MQFVDYTKIYVKAGDGGRGCVAFRREKYVPRGGPSGGDGGRGGHIIFRASRELNTLLDLRYQREYRAKRGQHGMGKKMHGKDGEDRIIPVPVGTIIKDADTEEVLADLDSEGVETIIAKAGRGGQGNAHFATPTRQAPKFAQPGEEGEEKNLVIELKLLADVGLIGLPNAGKSTLISVISSARPKIADYPFTTLTPNLGVVKLKDFRSFVVADIPGLIEGAHKGAGLGFQFLRHVERTSMLLHLVDASDMPETDPVEDLKKINKELELYSSKLLKKPQAVVGTKTDIAIEKKRLRKLAKYCKSKNIDFFPVSAVTGKGIKELLLYLSVIVGKEK; translated from the coding sequence ATGCAATTTGTTGATTATACGAAAATCTATGTTAAGGCCGGAGACGGCGGAAGAGGCTGTGTAGCATTCAGAAGGGAGAAGTACGTTCCCCGCGGAGGTCCGAGCGGCGGAGACGGCGGCAGGGGAGGGCATATCATATTCAGAGCAAGCAGGGAATTGAATACTCTCCTTGACCTCAGATATCAGAGAGAATATAGAGCAAAAAGAGGCCAGCACGGCATGGGCAAGAAAATGCACGGCAAAGATGGCGAAGACAGAATTATTCCCGTGCCTGTCGGGACAATAATAAAAGACGCTGATACAGAAGAAGTGCTTGCAGACCTTGACAGTGAGGGTGTAGAAACCATAATAGCAAAGGCGGGCAGGGGCGGTCAGGGAAATGCTCACTTTGCAACTCCAACAAGACAGGCGCCAAAATTTGCACAGCCCGGAGAAGAAGGCGAAGAAAAAAATCTTGTTATTGAATTAAAACTCCTTGCTGATGTCGGCTTGATAGGGCTTCCCAACGCAGGCAAATCAACTCTTATATCCGTAATATCATCTGCAAGGCCCAAGATTGCGGATTATCCGTTCACGACCCTTACGCCTAATCTCGGAGTTGTGAAGCTCAAAGATTTCAGGAGTTTTGTTGTTGCAGACATTCCCGGACTCATAGAAGGAGCGCACAAGGGCGCAGGATTAGGGTTTCAGTTTTTAAGGCATGTAGAGCGCACCTCAATGCTACTTCATCTTGTTGACGCCTCTGATATGCCTGAAACCGACCCTGTGGAAGACTTAAAAAAGATAAACAAAGAACTTGAGCTTTACAGTTCAAAACTCTTAAAGAAGCCGCAGGCAGTTGTCGGAACAAAAACAGACATTGCCATAGAGAAGAAGAGGCTCAGAAAACTTGCCAAATACTGCAAATCAAAAAACATTGATTTCTTCCCTGTATCAGCAGTGACAGGAAAAGGCATAAAAGAACTCCTGCTTTATTTGTCAGTTATTGTTGGAAAAGAAAAATAA
- the dapB gene encoding 4-hydroxy-tetrahydrodipicolinate reductase: MIKIAVAGATGRMGSRITAISKEYPELKLAGAFEKMGHPATGKDIGTITGIGETGVMLSDSLGSIIDNADVIIDFTSPASTMENIRLASKKRKAMVIGTTGLSKDEIQEIEILSKNIPCVVASNMSTGVNLLLKILQDVARVLGDEYDIEIVESHHRLKKDAPSGTALKMAQVIADAVNRNLDEVAVYARKGIIGERTKKEIGIQTIRAGDIVGEHTVMFGGLGERIEITHKASSRDTFARGALKAASWVSGKQAGLYDMQDVLGLK; this comes from the coding sequence ATGATAAAGATAGCAGTCGCAGGAGCAACAGGAAGAATGGGAAGCAGGATTACGGCTATTTCAAAAGAGTATCCAGAGCTAAAACTTGCAGGGGCCTTTGAAAAGATGGGTCACCCTGCAACAGGAAAGGATATAGGAACAATAACGGGTATAGGTGAAACAGGCGTGATGCTATCAGACAGCCTTGGAAGTATCATTGACAATGCAGACGTAATAATTGATTTTACATCTCCTGCCTCTACAATGGAGAATATCAGGCTTGCATCAAAAAAAAGAAAGGCAATGGTCATAGGCACAACAGGACTGTCAAAGGATGAGATACAGGAAATTGAAATCCTGTCAAAAAACATCCCATGCGTAGTGGCTTCCAATATGAGCACAGGAGTTAATCTGCTTTTGAAAATATTGCAGGACGTGGCAAGGGTCTTGGGCGATGAGTATGATATAGAGATTGTTGAGTCGCATCACAGGCTAAAAAAGGACGCTCCGAGCGGAACCGCTTTAAAGATGGCGCAGGTTATTGCTGATGCGGTAAACAGAAATCTTGATGAAGTGGCGGTTTACGCAAGAAAAGGCATCATAGGCGAAAGAACGAAGAAGGAGATTGGCATACAGACAATACGCGCAGGTGACATTGTAGGAGAGCACACTGTCATGTTCGGAGGGCTCGGAGAGAGAATAGAGATAACGCACAAGGCATCAAGCAGGGACACATTTGCGCGGGGCGCACTAAAGGCTGCAAGCTGGGTCTCAGGAAAACAGGCAGGGCTCTACGACATGCAGGATGTTCTGGGGCTTAAATAG
- a CDS encoding glycosyltransferase — protein MNKRISVIIPNYNGSSTIGRCLEAAFSSEYDNFDVIVTDDCSTDNSAEIIKKFPCKFIFLNKHSGASRARNTGAKNSGGEILFFIDADCLLQKNTLASVNKAFLTDEDAIIGGTYTVIPYDKDFFSTFQSIFINYSEMKKEPPDYIPTHAMVISRDIFMKSGGFQENFLPILEDVEFSHRLRKTGYKLTMNSEILVRHIFNFTLIKSLRNAYKKTRYWTVYSLRNKDIFKDSGTASLELKFNTVSFFISVLLLCLFVLTNNYFAFIFHVIIEVVNIRIINRKLFRAFLDAKGLLFTFFSGIYYIAVYPIAVGIGSIAGITDYLLKYKK, from the coding sequence ATGAATAAACGCATCTCGGTTATTATCCCTAACTACAATGGAAGTTCCACCATCGGCAGATGCCTTGAGGCTGCATTCTCATCTGAATATGACAACTTTGACGTTATAGTCACGGATGACTGCTCAACCGATAATTCGGCAGAGATAATAAAAAAATTTCCGTGCAAATTCATATTCTTGAATAAACACTCAGGGGCATCAAGGGCAAGAAATACTGGCGCAAAGAACAGCGGCGGCGAGATTCTCTTTTTTATTGATGCAGACTGTCTTCTGCAGAAAAATACTCTTGCCTCGGTCAATAAAGCCTTTCTTACAGATGAAGATGCAATCATCGGCGGAACCTATACAGTTATTCCCTATGACAAAGATTTCTTCAGCACGTTTCAGTCAATATTCATAAACTATTCCGAGATGAAAAAAGAGCCTCCTGATTATATACCGACACATGCAATGGTTATCAGCAGAGATATCTTTATGAAAAGCGGAGGATTTCAGGAAAACTTCCTGCCCATACTTGAGGATGTGGAGTTCAGCCACAGGCTCAGAAAGACGGGCTACAAACTCACAATGAACTCTGAGATACTCGTTCGGCATATATTCAATTTTACATTGATAAAATCTCTCAGGAATGCCTACAAAAAAACAAGATACTGGACTGTATATTCACTGAGGAATAAGGATATCTTCAAAGATTCGGGAACGGCTTCATTGGAGCTGAAATTTAACACCGTATCATTTTTTATAAGTGTGCTTTTGCTCTGCCTGTTCGTTTTAACAAATAACTATTTCGCTTTTATCTTTCACGTTATTATCGAGGTTGTTAACATACGCATAATAAACAGAAAACTATTTAGAGCATTCCTTGATGCAAAAGGATTACTTTTCACTTTTTTTTCAGGCATCTACTATATTGCGGTTTACCCTATTGCCGTTGGAATCGGGTCTATTGCCGGCATAACCGATTATCTATTAAAATATAAAAAATAA
- a CDS encoding NIL domain-containing protein yields MKKRVKLTFPQRLIKEPVIFTMAKEYDVMPNIRRARVTETVGEMVLELEGKEENLEKGIKYLKEQGVDVELVEGDVIE; encoded by the coding sequence ATGAAAAAGAGGGTTAAGCTGACATTTCCACAGCGCCTTATAAAAGAACCTGTCATATTTACGATGGCTAAGGAGTATGATGTCATGCCTAATATCAGAAGGGCAAGAGTTACGGAAACAGTCGGCGAGATGGTTCTTGAACTTGAGGGGAAAGAGGAAAATCTTGAGAAAGGCATAAAATATCTCAAAGAGCAGGGAGTAGACGTTGAGCTTGTTGAGGGAGACGTAATTGAGTAA
- a CDS encoding radical SAM protein: protein MYSPFRHLSSALKKSSPIHLTLFITRKCNSRCPFCFYLKSAESRVSAEELSLDEIQKVSKSLGSLLWLAFSGGEIYLRDDLVEISKVFYKNNRPAIMLYPTNGLLPELIRDRTEEILRHCKKSMIVVKLSIDGLNEEHDNLRNTPHSFDKTMKTYNLLEKLLEKYPNFELGVNTVFCSENQDSMDRIIDFVSGLKNIKTHTISLIRGSLEDESYKKIDYKKYLHAIKRLEENLKNKTSATYRFKGARIKAAQDILQRSLIHRTLLEQKRLNPCYAGRLNLVLTENGDVYPCEILMERLGNVKDYEYNIKKILRTENAEKILASIQDKKCFCTHECYFMTNILFNPKLYPALAKEYLQLKS, encoded by the coding sequence ATGTATTCGCCCTTTCGCCATCTTAGTTCTGCCTTGAAAAAATCAAGTCCAATCCATCTTACCCTTTTCATCACGCGAAAATGCAATTCAAGATGCCCGTTCTGTTTTTATCTGAAGAGCGCCGAAAGCAGAGTTTCCGCAGAAGAATTGTCTCTGGACGAAATTCAGAAGGTTTCTAAATCTCTTGGCAGCCTGCTTTGGCTCGCATTTTCAGGAGGCGAGATATATCTCAGGGATGACCTTGTTGAGATAAGCAAAGTCTTCTATAAGAATAACAGGCCTGCAATTATGCTTTATCCAACAAACGGACTTCTTCCTGAATTAATTAGAGACCGGACAGAAGAAATACTCAGGCACTGCAAAAAGAGTATGATAGTTGTAAAACTCTCAATTGACGGGTTGAATGAAGAGCATGACAATCTTCGCAATACACCTCACAGCTTTGATAAGACTATGAAGACATATAACCTGCTTGAAAAACTCCTTGAGAAATACCCTAACTTTGAACTTGGAGTCAATACAGTTTTCTGCTCTGAAAATCAGGATTCGATGGACAGGATAATAGATTTCGTGAGCGGGCTGAAAAACATAAAAACGCATACCATTTCTCTGATACGCGGCAGCCTTGAAGATGAAAGCTACAAAAAAATAGATTACAAAAAATATCTTCATGCAATAAAGAGGCTGGAGGAAAACCTGAAGAATAAGACTTCAGCTACATACCGCTTTAAAGGCGCGCGCATCAAAGCTGCGCAGGACATCCTTCAGCGCAGCCTGATACACCGGACTTTGCTTGAGCAAAAAAGACTGAACCCGTGCTATGCGGGCAGGCTGAACCTTGTACTTACAGAAAACGGAGATGTGTATCCATGCGAAATCCTTATGGAAAGACTTGGGAATGTGAAGGATTACGAATATAACATTAAAAAAATCCTGCGCACGGAAAATGCGGAAAAAATACTCGCCTCAATTCAGGACAAAAAATGTTTCTGCACGCACGAATGCTACTTCATGACAAATATCTTGTTTAATCCAAAGCTGTATCCTGCGCTTGCAAAGGAATATTTACAACTGAAATCTTAG